Proteins found in one Onychomys torridus chromosome 21, mOncTor1.1, whole genome shotgun sequence genomic segment:
- the Cys1 gene encoding cystin-1 produces MGSGSSRSGRIPRRRRSPDRRQASPGEATSEGGTAHQAPTAATQEETGHDPRPATPPGGREETLRLLDQLLAESEAWGPQEPTPRAPARLPPAVSPEKKIKDTPEDSCAPEAPDSSHKRPEGQSAISYDYSEEELMASIEREYSR; encoded by the exons ATGGGCAGCGGCAGCAGCCGGAGCGGCCGGATCCCGAGGCGGCGGCGCAGCCCCGACAGGCGCCAGGCGAGCCCTGGAGAGGCAACCTCGGAGGGCGGCACGGCTCACCAGGCCCCGACGGCCGCGACACAGGAGGAGACCGGCCACGATCCCCGCCCCGCGACGCCCCCCGGCGGCCGGGAGGAGACCCTGCGCCTGCTGGACCAGTTGCTGGCCGAGTCGGAGGCCTGGGGACCCCAGGAGCCGACCCCACGCGCCCCCGCCCGGCTCCCACCCGCG GTGTCCCCAGAAAAGAAGATTAAGGACACCCCGGAAGACAGCTGTGCCCCTGA AGCCCCAGACAGCAGCCACAAGAGACCTGAGGGCCAGTCGGCCATCTCCTACGATTACTCCGAAGAGGAGCTGATGGCAAGCATTGAGAGGGAGTACAGCCGTTGA
- the Klf11 gene encoding Krueppel-like factor 11, translating into MHSPGSTGPGDARAADIMDICESILERKRHDSERSTCSVLEQTDMEAVEALVCMSSWGQRSQTRPLTPGSDSGDVTSTVLVDTAAPDLPKDFHSFSTLCITPPQSPELMEPSTGTPVPSQVTNSKGCMVTALPPPPNAATGALSRREPLEPASGSCRMTSVIRHTGESPAPLCFPAAPTQEQQPPGSSGEGQGGLPGHREALQDTRLAAGLLVTNSASCQPCLHNPAVPFPTYKDQQTGWPAAIQTCSPKNSESDLSRKTTPLISVPVSSPPVLCQMIPVAGQSGMFSAFLKPPPQLSAGIVKAVLPPAAPVTQPVFTGPSMPQGALMLVLPPGTFPQPATCPPGVVAIGNTKLLPLAPAPMFIASSQNSAPQVDFSRRRNYVCNFPGCRKTYFKSSHLKAHLRTHTGEKPFTCSWDGCDKKFARSDELSRHRRTHTGEKKFVCPVCDRRFMRSDHLTKHARRHMTTKKIPGWQAEVGKLNRITLAESSGSILEPLPASG; encoded by the exons ATGCACTCGCCGGGCTCCACCGGCCCGGGCGACGCGCGCGCG GCTGACATCATGGACATCTGTGAGTCCATCCTGGAGAGGAAACGGCATGACAGCGAGAGGTCCACATGCAGCGTCCTggagcagacagacatggaggctGTGGAGGCTCTCGTCTGCATGAGCTCTTGGGGGCAGAGGTCCCAGACGAGACCCCTCACGCCCGGCTCTGATTCTGGTGACGTCACCAGCACCGTGCTTGTGGACACAGCTGCACCTGATCTACCAAAGGACTTTCATTCTTTCTCAACTCTG TGTATAACTCCTCCTCAGAGCCCAGAGCTCATGGAGCCATCGACAGGGACCCCTGTTCCTTCCCAAGTAACTAATTCCAAAGGATGCATGGTCAccgccctccccccaccccccaatgcgGCCACCGGGGCGCTGAGCAGGAGGGAGCCGCTGGAGCCAGCCTCAGGGTCCTGCAGGATGACGAGTGTGATCCGTCACACAGGGGAGAGTCCTGCCCCTCTGTGCTTTCCAGCTGCCCCAACTCAAGAGCAACAACCGCCCGGCAGCAGCGGAGAAGGACAAGGAGGGTTGCCGGGCCATCGCGAAGCTTTGCAGGACACACGCTTGGCCGCTGGTTTACTTGTTACTAACTCAGCTTCCTGTCAGCCTTGCTTGCACAACCCTGCTGTCCCATTCCCCACCTACAAAGACCAGCAGACAGGATGGCCGGCTGCCATTCAGACCTGCTCACCAAAGAATTCTGAAAGCGACTTGTCAAGGAAAACCACCCCTCTGATTTCTGTCCCTGTCTCCAGTCCCCCGGTCCTTTGCCAAATGATCCCCGTGGCTGGACAGAGTGGCATGTTCTCAGCTTTTTTGAAGCCTCCTCCCCAGTTGTCGGCAGGGATTGTCAAGGCCGTCCTGCCCCCAGCTGCTCCGGTGACCCAGCCTGTGTTCACGGGCCCGTCTATGCCTCAGGGAGCTCTGATGCTGGTCTTACCACCGGGTACCTTTCCCCAGCCTGCTACCTGCCCACCCGGTGTCGTGGCCATCGGGAATACCAAACTGTTGCCCCTCGCCCCTGCACCGATGTTCATCGCCTCCAGCCAGAACTCGGCCCCTCAGGTAGACTTTTCCCGAAGGAGGAACTATGTTTGCAATTTCCCGGGTTGCCGGAAGACCTACTTCAAAAGTTCCCACCTGAAGGCTCATCTTCGTACCCACACAG GGGAGAAGCCCTTTACCTGCAGCTGGGACGGCTGTGACAAGAAGTTCGCCAGGTCGGATGAACTGTCTCGCCACCGCAGAACTCACACGGGGGAGAAGAAGTTCGTGTGTCCTGTGTGTGACCGTCGCTTCATGCGGAGCGACCACCTGACAAAGCATGCCCGGCGCCACATGACGACCAAGAAGATccctggctggcaggcagaggtgggcaaACTGAACAGAATCACCTTGGCAGAGAGCTCCGGGAGCATCCTCGAACCCTTGCCGGCCTCGGGCTGA